In a single window of the Rattus norvegicus strain BN/NHsdMcwi chromosome 6, GRCr8, whole genome shotgun sequence genome:
- the Ppp4r3a gene encoding serine/threonine-protein phosphatase 4 regulatory subunit 3A isoform X3: MSSPGLELPSCELSRLEEVAELVASSLPSPLRREKLALALENEGYIKKLLELFHVCEDLENIEGLHHLYEIIKGIFLLNRTALFEVMFSEECIMDVIGCLEYDPTLSQPRKHREFLTKTAKFKEVIPISDPELKQKIHQTYRVQYIQDMVLPTPSVFEENMLSTLHSFIFFNKVEIVGMLQEDEKFLTDLFAQLTDEATDEEKRQELVNFLKEFCAFSQTLQPQNRDAFFKTLSNMGILPALEVILGMDDTQVRSAATDIFSYLVEYNPSMVREFVMQEAQQNDDVSKKLTEQKITSKDILLINLIIEHMICDTDPELGGAVQLMGLLRTLVDPENMLATANKTEKTEFLGFFYKHCMHVLTAPLLANTTEDKPSKDDFQTAQLLALVLELLTFCVEHHTYHIKNYIINKDILRRVLVLMASKHAFLALCALRFKRKIIGLKDEFYNRYIMKSFLFEPVVKAFLNNGSRYNLMNSAIIEMFEFIRVEDIKSLTAHVIENYWKALEDVDYVQTFKGLKLRFEQQRERQDNPKLDSMRSILRNHRYRRDARTLEDEEEMWFNTDEDDMEDGEAVVSPSDKTKNDDDIMDPISKFMERKKLKESEEKEVLLKTNLSGRQSPSFKLSLSSGTKTNLTSQSSATSLPGSPGSPGSPGSPGSPGSVPKSTSQPAAITTKGGLVGLVDYPDDDEDDDEDEDKEDTLPVSKKAKFES; the protein is encoded by the exons ATGTCCTCGCCAGGTCTAGAGCTGCCATCGTGTGAGCTGAGCCGGCTTGAGGAGGTTGCAGAGCTTGTGGCTTCGTCCTTACCTTCCCCCCTCCGGCGGGAGAAACTTGCACTCGCACTGGAGAACGAGGGTTATATTAAAAAGCTTTTAGAGCTTTTCCATGTGTGTGAGGATCTGGAAAACATTGAAGGACTGCACCACTTATATGAGATTATCAAAGGGATCTTCCTCTTGAATCGAACTGCTCTTTTTGAAGTTATGTTCTCTGAGGAATGTATAATGGACGTCATTGGATGCTTGGAATATGACCCAACTTTATCACAACCACGAAAACACAGGGAATTTTTAACAAAAACAGCTAAGTTTAAAGAAGTAATTCCCATATCAGATCCTGAGCTGAAACAAAAAATTCATCAAACATACAGAGTTCAGTATATACAAGACATGGTTCTCCCTACCCCTTCAGTCTTTGAAGAAAACATGTTATCAACACTTCACTCCTTTATCTTTTTCAACAAGGTAGAAATTGTTGGTATGTTACAG GAAGATGAAAAATTTCTGACAGATTTGTTTGCACAACTAACAGATGAAGCAACAGATGAGGAAAAAAGACAAGAATTG gttaactttttaaaagaattttgtgCATTTTCTCAAACGCTACAACCCCAAAATAGAGATGCTTTTTTCAAGACTTTGTCAAATATGGGCATATTACCAGCTTTAGAAGTCATCCTT GGCATGGATGATACACAGGTGCGAAGTGCTGCTACTGATATATTCTCATACTTGGTTGAATATAACCCATCCATGGTACGAGAGTTTGTCATGCAGGAGGCACAACAGAATGATGATGTAAGTAAGAAGTTAACAGAGCAAAAAATAACCAGCAAG GATATTTTGCTCATCAACCTCATTATAGAACATATGATTTGTGATACAGATCCAGAGCTTGGAGGAGCAGTCCAACTTATGGGCCTGCTTCGAACTTTAGTTGACCCAGAGAACATGCTAGCCACTGCCAAT aaaacagaaaagactGAATTTCTGGGTTTCTTCTACAAGCACTGTATGCATGTTCTCACTGCTCCCTTACTAGCAAATACAACAGAAGATAAGCCTAGTAAAG ATGATTTTCAGACTGCGCAGTTACTAGCACTTGTATTGGAATTGCTAACATTTTGTGTGGAGCACCATACCTACCACATAAAGAACTATATTATCAATAAGGACATTCTTCGCAGAGTGCTAGTTCTTATGGCCTCCAAGCATGCTTTCTTGGCGTTAT GTGCCCTCCGTTTTAAGAGAAAAATCATTGGATTAAAAGATGAATTTTATAACCGCTACATAATGAAAAGTTTTTTATTTGAACCTGTAGTCAAAGCATTTCTCAACAACGGATCTCGTTACAATCTGATGAACTCCGCCATAATAGAAATGTTTGAATTTATCAGAGTG GAAGATATAAAATCATTAACTGCCCATGTAATTGAGAATTATTGGAAAGCACTAGAAGATGTAGATTATGTGCAGACTTTTAAAGGATTAAAATTGAGGTTTGAACAGCAAAGAGAAAGGCAAGACAACCCAAAACTCGACAG CATGCGGTCCATCTTGAGGAATCATCGATACCGACGAGATGCCAGGACactagaagatgaagaagagatgTGGTTCAACACAGATGAAGATGACATGGAAGACGGAGAAGCTGTGGTGTCTCCATCTGACAAAACCAAGAATGATGACGATATTATGGATCCAATAAGTAAATttatggaaaggaagaaat TGAAAGAGAGTGAAGAAAAGGAGGTGCTTCTGAAAACTAATCTTTCTGGACGACAGAGCCCGAGTTTCAAACTTTCCTTGTCCAGTGGGACAAAGACTAACCTCACCAGCCAGTCATCCGCCACAAGCCTGCCTGGTTCTCCAGGATCACCTGGGTCCCCAGGctctcctggctctcctggatccGTCCCTAAGAGTACATCTCAGCCGGCAGCTATTACCACAAAG GGAGGACTTGTGGGTCTGGTAGATTATcctgatgatgatgaagatgatgatgaggatgaagaCAAGGAAGACACACTACCAGtgtcaaagaaagcaaaatttgaGTCCTAA
- the Ppp4r3a gene encoding serine/threonine-protein phosphatase 4 regulatory subunit 3A isoform 2 (isoform 2 is encoded by transcript variant 2): MTDTRRRVKVYTLNEDRQWDDRGTGHVSSGYVERLKGMSLLVRAESDGSLLLESKINPNTAYQKQQDTLIVWSEAENYDLALSFQEKAGCDEIWEKICQVQGKDPSVDITQDLVDESEEERFDDMSSPGLELPSCELSRLEEVAELVASSLPSPLRREKLALALENEGYIKKLLELFHVCEDLENIEGLHHLYEIIKGIFLLNRTALFEVMFSEECIMDVIGCLEYDPTLSQPRKHREFLTKTAKFKEVIPISDPELKQKIHQTYRVQYIQDMVLPTPSVFEENMLSTLHSFIFFNKVEIVGMLQEDEKFLTDLFAQLTDEATDEEKRQELVNFLKEFCAFSQTLQPQNRDAFFKTLSNMGILPALEVILGMDDTQVRSAATDIFSYLVEYNPSMVREFVMQEAQQNDDDILLINLIIEHMICDTDPELGGAVQLMGLLRTLVDPENMLATANKTEKTEFLGFFYKHCMHVLTAPLLANTTEDKPSKDDFQTAQLLALVLELLTFCVEHHTYHIKNYIINKDILRRVLVLMASKHAFLALCALRFKRKIIGLKDEFYNRYIMKSFLFEPVVKAFLNNGSRYNLMNSAIIEMFEFIRVEDIKSLTAHVIENYWKALEDVDYVQTFKGLKLRFEQQRERQDNPKLDSMRSILRNHRYRRDARTLEDEEEMWFNTDEDDMEDGEAVVSPSDKTKNDDDIMDPISKFMERKKLKESEEKEVLLKTNLSGRQSPSFKLSLSSGTKTNLTSQSSATSLPGSPGSPGSPGSPGSPGSVPKSTSQPAAITTKGGLVGLVDYPDDDEDDDEDEDKEDTLPVSKKAKFES, encoded by the exons GACACTCTGATTGTGTGGTCTGAAGCAGAAAATTATGACTTGGCCCTTAGCTTTCAAGAAAAAGCTGGATGTGATGAAATTTGGGAAAAAATATGTCAG GTTCAAGGAAAGGACCCTTCAGTGGACATCACTCAGGACCTGGTAGATGAGTCTGAGGAGGAGCGATTCGATGACATGTCCTCGCCAGGTCTAGAGCTGCCATCGTGTGAGCTGAGCCGGCTTGAGGAGGTTGCAGAGCTTGTGGCTTCGTCCTTACCTTCCCCCCTCCGGCGGGAGAAACTTGCACTCGCACTGGAGAACGAGGGTTATATTAAAAAGCTTTTAGAGCTTTTCCATGTGTGTGAGGATCTGGAAAACATTGAAGGACTGCACCACTTATATGAGATTATCAAAGGGATCTTCCTCTTGAATCGAACTGCTCTTTTTGAAGTTATGTTCTCTGAGGAATGTATAATGGACGTCATTGGATGCTTGGAATATGACCCAACTTTATCACAACCACGAAAACACAGGGAATTTTTAACAAAAACAGCTAAGTTTAAAGAAGTAATTCCCATATCAGATCCTGAGCTGAAACAAAAAATTCATCAAACATACAGAGTTCAGTATATACAAGACATGGTTCTCCCTACCCCTTCAGTCTTTGAAGAAAACATGTTATCAACACTTCACTCCTTTATCTTTTTCAACAAGGTAGAAATTGTTGGTATGTTACAG GAAGATGAAAAATTTCTGACAGATTTGTTTGCACAACTAACAGATGAAGCAACAGATGAGGAAAAAAGACAAGAATTG gttaactttttaaaagaattttgtgCATTTTCTCAAACGCTACAACCCCAAAATAGAGATGCTTTTTTCAAGACTTTGTCAAATATGGGCATATTACCAGCTTTAGAAGTCATCCTT GGCATGGATGATACACAGGTGCGAAGTGCTGCTACTGATATATTCTCATACTTGGTTGAATATAACCCATCCATGGTACGAGAGTTTGTCATGCAGGAGGCACAACAGAATGATGAT GATATTTTGCTCATCAACCTCATTATAGAACATATGATTTGTGATACAGATCCAGAGCTTGGAGGAGCAGTCCAACTTATGGGCCTGCTTCGAACTTTAGTTGACCCAGAGAACATGCTAGCCACTGCCAAT aaaacagaaaagactGAATTTCTGGGTTTCTTCTACAAGCACTGTATGCATGTTCTCACTGCTCCCTTACTAGCAAATACAACAGAAGATAAGCCTAGTAAAG ATGATTTTCAGACTGCGCAGTTACTAGCACTTGTATTGGAATTGCTAACATTTTGTGTGGAGCACCATACCTACCACATAAAGAACTATATTATCAATAAGGACATTCTTCGCAGAGTGCTAGTTCTTATGGCCTCCAAGCATGCTTTCTTGGCGTTAT GTGCCCTCCGTTTTAAGAGAAAAATCATTGGATTAAAAGATGAATTTTATAACCGCTACATAATGAAAAGTTTTTTATTTGAACCTGTAGTCAAAGCATTTCTCAACAACGGATCTCGTTACAATCTGATGAACTCCGCCATAATAGAAATGTTTGAATTTATCAGAGTG GAAGATATAAAATCATTAACTGCCCATGTAATTGAGAATTATTGGAAAGCACTAGAAGATGTAGATTATGTGCAGACTTTTAAAGGATTAAAATTGAGGTTTGAACAGCAAAGAGAAAGGCAAGACAACCCAAAACTCGACAG CATGCGGTCCATCTTGAGGAATCATCGATACCGACGAGATGCCAGGACactagaagatgaagaagagatgTGGTTCAACACAGATGAAGATGACATGGAAGACGGAGAAGCTGTGGTGTCTCCATCTGACAAAACCAAGAATGATGACGATATTATGGATCCAATAAGTAAATttatggaaaggaagaaat TGAAAGAGAGTGAAGAAAAGGAGGTGCTTCTGAAAACTAATCTTTCTGGACGACAGAGCCCGAGTTTCAAACTTTCCTTGTCCAGTGGGACAAAGACTAACCTCACCAGCCAGTCATCCGCCACAAGCCTGCCTGGTTCTCCAGGATCACCTGGGTCCCCAGGctctcctggctctcctggatccGTCCCTAAGAGTACATCTCAGCCGGCAGCTATTACCACAAAG GGAGGACTTGTGGGTCTGGTAGATTATcctgatgatgatgaagatgatgatgaggatgaagaCAAGGAAGACACACTACCAGtgtcaaagaaagcaaaatttgaGTCCTAA
- the Ppp4r3a gene encoding serine/threonine-protein phosphatase 4 regulatory subunit 3A isoform 1 (isoform 1 is encoded by transcript variant 1) encodes MTDTRRRVKVYTLNEDRQWDDRGTGHVSSGYVERLKGMSLLVRAESDGSLLLESKINPNTAYQKQQDTLIVWSEAENYDLALSFQEKAGCDEIWEKICQVQGKDPSVDITQDLVDESEEERFDDMSSPGLELPSCELSRLEEVAELVASSLPSPLRREKLALALENEGYIKKLLELFHVCEDLENIEGLHHLYEIIKGIFLLNRTALFEVMFSEECIMDVIGCLEYDPTLSQPRKHREFLTKTAKFKEVIPISDPELKQKIHQTYRVQYIQDMVLPTPSVFEENMLSTLHSFIFFNKVEIVGMLQEDEKFLTDLFAQLTDEATDEEKRQELVNFLKEFCAFSQTLQPQNRDAFFKTLSNMGILPALEVILGMDDTQVRSAATDIFSYLVEYNPSMVREFVMQEAQQNDDVSKKLTEQKITSKDILLINLIIEHMICDTDPELGGAVQLMGLLRTLVDPENMLATANKTEKTEFLGFFYKHCMHVLTAPLLANTTEDKPSKDDFQTAQLLALVLELLTFCVEHHTYHIKNYIINKDILRRVLVLMASKHAFLALCALRFKRKIIGLKDEFYNRYIMKSFLFEPVVKAFLNNGSRYNLMNSAIIEMFEFIRVEDIKSLTAHVIENYWKALEDVDYVQTFKGLKLRFEQQRERQDNPKLDSMRSILRNHRYRRDARTLEDEEEMWFNTDEDDMEDGEAVVSPSDKTKNDDDIMDPISKFMERKKLKESEEKEVLLKTNLSGRQSPSFKLSLSSGTKTNLTSQSSATSLPGSPGSPGSPGSPGSPGSVPKSTSQPAAITTKGGLVGLVDYPDDDEDDDEDEDKEDTLPVSKKAKFES; translated from the exons GACACTCTGATTGTGTGGTCTGAAGCAGAAAATTATGACTTGGCCCTTAGCTTTCAAGAAAAAGCTGGATGTGATGAAATTTGGGAAAAAATATGTCAG GTTCAAGGAAAGGACCCTTCAGTGGACATCACTCAGGACCTGGTAGATGAGTCTGAGGAGGAGCGATTCGATGACATGTCCTCGCCAGGTCTAGAGCTGCCATCGTGTGAGCTGAGCCGGCTTGAGGAGGTTGCAGAGCTTGTGGCTTCGTCCTTACCTTCCCCCCTCCGGCGGGAGAAACTTGCACTCGCACTGGAGAACGAGGGTTATATTAAAAAGCTTTTAGAGCTTTTCCATGTGTGTGAGGATCTGGAAAACATTGAAGGACTGCACCACTTATATGAGATTATCAAAGGGATCTTCCTCTTGAATCGAACTGCTCTTTTTGAAGTTATGTTCTCTGAGGAATGTATAATGGACGTCATTGGATGCTTGGAATATGACCCAACTTTATCACAACCACGAAAACACAGGGAATTTTTAACAAAAACAGCTAAGTTTAAAGAAGTAATTCCCATATCAGATCCTGAGCTGAAACAAAAAATTCATCAAACATACAGAGTTCAGTATATACAAGACATGGTTCTCCCTACCCCTTCAGTCTTTGAAGAAAACATGTTATCAACACTTCACTCCTTTATCTTTTTCAACAAGGTAGAAATTGTTGGTATGTTACAG GAAGATGAAAAATTTCTGACAGATTTGTTTGCACAACTAACAGATGAAGCAACAGATGAGGAAAAAAGACAAGAATTG gttaactttttaaaagaattttgtgCATTTTCTCAAACGCTACAACCCCAAAATAGAGATGCTTTTTTCAAGACTTTGTCAAATATGGGCATATTACCAGCTTTAGAAGTCATCCTT GGCATGGATGATACACAGGTGCGAAGTGCTGCTACTGATATATTCTCATACTTGGTTGAATATAACCCATCCATGGTACGAGAGTTTGTCATGCAGGAGGCACAACAGAATGATGATGTAAGTAAGAAGTTAACAGAGCAAAAAATAACCAGCAAG GATATTTTGCTCATCAACCTCATTATAGAACATATGATTTGTGATACAGATCCAGAGCTTGGAGGAGCAGTCCAACTTATGGGCCTGCTTCGAACTTTAGTTGACCCAGAGAACATGCTAGCCACTGCCAAT aaaacagaaaagactGAATTTCTGGGTTTCTTCTACAAGCACTGTATGCATGTTCTCACTGCTCCCTTACTAGCAAATACAACAGAAGATAAGCCTAGTAAAG ATGATTTTCAGACTGCGCAGTTACTAGCACTTGTATTGGAATTGCTAACATTTTGTGTGGAGCACCATACCTACCACATAAAGAACTATATTATCAATAAGGACATTCTTCGCAGAGTGCTAGTTCTTATGGCCTCCAAGCATGCTTTCTTGGCGTTAT GTGCCCTCCGTTTTAAGAGAAAAATCATTGGATTAAAAGATGAATTTTATAACCGCTACATAATGAAAAGTTTTTTATTTGAACCTGTAGTCAAAGCATTTCTCAACAACGGATCTCGTTACAATCTGATGAACTCCGCCATAATAGAAATGTTTGAATTTATCAGAGTG GAAGATATAAAATCATTAACTGCCCATGTAATTGAGAATTATTGGAAAGCACTAGAAGATGTAGATTATGTGCAGACTTTTAAAGGATTAAAATTGAGGTTTGAACAGCAAAGAGAAAGGCAAGACAACCCAAAACTCGACAG CATGCGGTCCATCTTGAGGAATCATCGATACCGACGAGATGCCAGGACactagaagatgaagaagagatgTGGTTCAACACAGATGAAGATGACATGGAAGACGGAGAAGCTGTGGTGTCTCCATCTGACAAAACCAAGAATGATGACGATATTATGGATCCAATAAGTAAATttatggaaaggaagaaat TGAAAGAGAGTGAAGAAAAGGAGGTGCTTCTGAAAACTAATCTTTCTGGACGACAGAGCCCGAGTTTCAAACTTTCCTTGTCCAGTGGGACAAAGACTAACCTCACCAGCCAGTCATCCGCCACAAGCCTGCCTGGTTCTCCAGGATCACCTGGGTCCCCAGGctctcctggctctcctggatccGTCCCTAAGAGTACATCTCAGCCGGCAGCTATTACCACAAAG GGAGGACTTGTGGGTCTGGTAGATTATcctgatgatgatgaagatgatgatgaggatgaagaCAAGGAAGACACACTACCAGtgtcaaagaaagcaaaatttgaGTCCTAA
- the Ppp4r3a gene encoding serine/threonine-protein phosphatase 4 regulatory subunit 3A isoform X2, with protein MEDCSLLLESKINPNTAYQKQQDTLIVWSEAENYDLALSFQEKAGCDEIWEKICQVQGKDPSVDITQDLVDESEEERFDDMSSPGLELPSCELSRLEEVAELVASSLPSPLRREKLALALENEGYIKKLLELFHVCEDLENIEGLHHLYEIIKGIFLLNRTALFEVMFSEECIMDVIGCLEYDPTLSQPRKHREFLTKTAKFKEVIPISDPELKQKIHQTYRVQYIQDMVLPTPSVFEENMLSTLHSFIFFNKVEIVGMLQEDEKFLTDLFAQLTDEATDEEKRQELVNFLKEFCAFSQTLQPQNRDAFFKTLSNMGILPALEVILGMDDTQVRSAATDIFSYLVEYNPSMVREFVMQEAQQNDDDILLINLIIEHMICDTDPELGGAVQLMGLLRTLVDPENMLATANKTEKTEFLGFFYKHCMHVLTAPLLANTTEDKPSKDDFQTAQLLALVLELLTFCVEHHTYHIKNYIINKDILRRVLVLMASKHAFLALCALRFKRKIIGLKDEFYNRYIMKSFLFEPVVKAFLNNGSRYNLMNSAIIEMFEFIRVEDIKSLTAHVIENYWKALEDVDYVQTFKGLKLRFEQQRERQDNPKLDSMRSILRNHRYRRDARTLEDEEEMWFNTDEDDMEDGEAVVSPSDKTKNDDDIMDPISKFMERKKLKESEEKEVLLKTNLSGRQSPSFKLSLSSGTKTNLTSQSSATSLPGSPGSPGSPGSPGSPGSVPKSTSQPAAITTKGGLVGLVDYPDDDEDDDEDEDKEDTLPVSKKAKFES; from the exons GACACTCTGATTGTGTGGTCTGAAGCAGAAAATTATGACTTGGCCCTTAGCTTTCAAGAAAAAGCTGGATGTGATGAAATTTGGGAAAAAATATGTCAG GTTCAAGGAAAGGACCCTTCAGTGGACATCACTCAGGACCTGGTAGATGAGTCTGAGGAGGAGCGATTCGATGACATGTCCTCGCCAGGTCTAGAGCTGCCATCGTGTGAGCTGAGCCGGCTTGAGGAGGTTGCAGAGCTTGTGGCTTCGTCCTTACCTTCCCCCCTCCGGCGGGAGAAACTTGCACTCGCACTGGAGAACGAGGGTTATATTAAAAAGCTTTTAGAGCTTTTCCATGTGTGTGAGGATCTGGAAAACATTGAAGGACTGCACCACTTATATGAGATTATCAAAGGGATCTTCCTCTTGAATCGAACTGCTCTTTTTGAAGTTATGTTCTCTGAGGAATGTATAATGGACGTCATTGGATGCTTGGAATATGACCCAACTTTATCACAACCACGAAAACACAGGGAATTTTTAACAAAAACAGCTAAGTTTAAAGAAGTAATTCCCATATCAGATCCTGAGCTGAAACAAAAAATTCATCAAACATACAGAGTTCAGTATATACAAGACATGGTTCTCCCTACCCCTTCAGTCTTTGAAGAAAACATGTTATCAACACTTCACTCCTTTATCTTTTTCAACAAGGTAGAAATTGTTGGTATGTTACAG GAAGATGAAAAATTTCTGACAGATTTGTTTGCACAACTAACAGATGAAGCAACAGATGAGGAAAAAAGACAAGAATTG gttaactttttaaaagaattttgtgCATTTTCTCAAACGCTACAACCCCAAAATAGAGATGCTTTTTTCAAGACTTTGTCAAATATGGGCATATTACCAGCTTTAGAAGTCATCCTT GGCATGGATGATACACAGGTGCGAAGTGCTGCTACTGATATATTCTCATACTTGGTTGAATATAACCCATCCATGGTACGAGAGTTTGTCATGCAGGAGGCACAACAGAATGATGAT GATATTTTGCTCATCAACCTCATTATAGAACATATGATTTGTGATACAGATCCAGAGCTTGGAGGAGCAGTCCAACTTATGGGCCTGCTTCGAACTTTAGTTGACCCAGAGAACATGCTAGCCACTGCCAAT aaaacagaaaagactGAATTTCTGGGTTTCTTCTACAAGCACTGTATGCATGTTCTCACTGCTCCCTTACTAGCAAATACAACAGAAGATAAGCCTAGTAAAG ATGATTTTCAGACTGCGCAGTTACTAGCACTTGTATTGGAATTGCTAACATTTTGTGTGGAGCACCATACCTACCACATAAAGAACTATATTATCAATAAGGACATTCTTCGCAGAGTGCTAGTTCTTATGGCCTCCAAGCATGCTTTCTTGGCGTTAT GTGCCCTCCGTTTTAAGAGAAAAATCATTGGATTAAAAGATGAATTTTATAACCGCTACATAATGAAAAGTTTTTTATTTGAACCTGTAGTCAAAGCATTTCTCAACAACGGATCTCGTTACAATCTGATGAACTCCGCCATAATAGAAATGTTTGAATTTATCAGAGTG GAAGATATAAAATCATTAACTGCCCATGTAATTGAGAATTATTGGAAAGCACTAGAAGATGTAGATTATGTGCAGACTTTTAAAGGATTAAAATTGAGGTTTGAACAGCAAAGAGAAAGGCAAGACAACCCAAAACTCGACAG CATGCGGTCCATCTTGAGGAATCATCGATACCGACGAGATGCCAGGACactagaagatgaagaagagatgTGGTTCAACACAGATGAAGATGACATGGAAGACGGAGAAGCTGTGGTGTCTCCATCTGACAAAACCAAGAATGATGACGATATTATGGATCCAATAAGTAAATttatggaaaggaagaaat TGAAAGAGAGTGAAGAAAAGGAGGTGCTTCTGAAAACTAATCTTTCTGGACGACAGAGCCCGAGTTTCAAACTTTCCTTGTCCAGTGGGACAAAGACTAACCTCACCAGCCAGTCATCCGCCACAAGCCTGCCTGGTTCTCCAGGATCACCTGGGTCCCCAGGctctcctggctctcctggatccGTCCCTAAGAGTACATCTCAGCCGGCAGCTATTACCACAAAG GGAGGACTTGTGGGTCTGGTAGATTATcctgatgatgatgaagatgatgatgaggatgaagaCAAGGAAGACACACTACCAGtgtcaaagaaagcaaaatttgaGTCCTAA